One genomic window of Methanosarcina acetivorans C2A includes the following:
- a CDS encoding protease inhibitor I42 family protein: MTLAIVLTLTIVLTLAIVREYLPAFFRSRKTESHPVQIGSVSMRDVNLEESAKTDVSAAVFLENRGMKPLSEKFAMILNEQDKGRTLEVEAQSLINVRLNENPTTGYRWEIETAGGLEMVGDSFEKTGDAIGAAGVRVFQFRAPGTGSYKLSIKNWRDWEGEGSIIDLFYVTILVK, from the coding sequence TTGACCTTAGCCATAGTGTTGACTTTAACCATAGTGTTGACTTTAGCCATAGTACGAGAATATCTTCCTGCATTCTTCAGATCCAGAAAGACCGAATCACACCCGGTACAGATTGGAAGCGTCTCGATGAGAGATGTAAACTTAGAAGAGTCTGCTAAAACAGACGTCTCTGCAGCTGTTTTTTTAGAAAATAGAGGCATGAAGCCTTTATCGGAGAAGTTTGCGATGATATTAAATGAACAGGACAAGGGCCGTACCTTAGAGGTTGAGGCTCAGAGCCTCATAAATGTACGCTTAAATGAGAATCCCACCACCGGCTACCGATGGGAAATTGAAACTGCCGGAGGACTGGAAATGGTAGGTGACAGCTTTGAGAAAACGGGAGATGCAATTGGTGCAGCAGGCGTGCGAGTGTTCCAGTTTCGCGCACCTGGAACGGGATCTTACAAGCTTAGCATTAAAAACTGGCGTGACTGGGAAGGAGAGGGTTCGATCATAGATCTTTTTTACGTCACTATTTTGGTGAAGTGA
- a CDS encoding endonuclease/exonuclease/phosphatase family protein, with product MKLRIATFNLENLDFQKSNKEPTLEERIAVMRPQLQRVNADILCLQEVNGQEEVGHPRRLLALEALLKDTQYASFNRVSTVDEGGSQVYDERNLVILSRCEILEHHQYKHNFASAPLYRIVTAIANGGEEQTAKEITWERPILHAKIKVGEKVMDVINLHLKSKIPTYIPGQKLDNYTWKTASGWAEGFFISSMKRVGQALEARMLIDDLFNKTENPWIVVCGDFNSEFDDVPVEAIRGRVENTGNGELARRIMFPCEMSIPESTRFSLYHQGKGNMLDHLLVCRDMLAYYKGSEVHNELLHDESIAFATDIKFPESDHSPVIAEFEMPD from the coding sequence TTGAAACTACGCATAGCAACTTTCAACCTTGAAAACCTTGATTTTCAAAAGTCTAACAAAGAACCGACATTGGAAGAGCGCATTGCAGTTATGCGACCTCAACTACAGAGAGTCAATGCCGATATCCTCTGTCTTCAGGAAGTCAACGGCCAGGAAGAGGTAGGCCATCCTCGCCGCCTCCTGGCTCTGGAAGCTCTTCTCAAAGATACGCAATATGCCAGCTTTAACAGGGTATCGACAGTGGACGAAGGCGGGTCACAGGTTTACGATGAGCGCAATCTCGTTATCCTGAGCCGCTGTGAGATCCTGGAGCACCATCAGTACAAACACAATTTTGCTTCCGCTCCACTTTACAGGATAGTAACAGCAATAGCGAACGGCGGGGAAGAACAAACTGCTAAAGAAATCACCTGGGAGAGGCCGATCCTTCACGCCAAAATCAAGGTTGGAGAAAAAGTTATGGATGTTATCAATCTTCATCTAAAATCCAAAATACCTACGTATATTCCAGGCCAGAAACTGGACAACTACACCTGGAAAACAGCTTCAGGCTGGGCAGAGGGCTTTTTTATCTCTTCCATGAAAAGAGTAGGACAGGCTCTGGAAGCCAGGATGTTAATTGATGATTTATTCAATAAAACTGAAAATCCCTGGATTGTAGTCTGCGGAGACTTCAATTCGGAATTCGATGACGTGCCTGTGGAAGCTATTCGGGGGAGGGTTGAAAATACAGGAAACGGCGAACTGGCAAGACGCATCATGTTTCCCTGTGAAATGAGCATCCCTGAATCAACCCGTTTTTCGCTTTATCACCAGGGAAAAGGGAATATGCTGGACCATTTGCTGGTATGCAGGGATATGCTGGCGTACTATAAGGGTTCCGAGGTACATAACGAGCTTTTGCATGATGAATCGATCGCCTTCGCGACAGACATTAAATTTCCGGAATCGGATCATTCACCGGTGATTGCGGAATTTGAAATGCCTGATTGA
- a CDS encoding IS1-like element ISMac16 family transposase (programmed frameshift), with protein sequence MNCPRCKSSNHTKNGIVCGRQRYKCHDCGYNYSVELKSTASSPLVKRQALQLYLEGLGFRSIGRFLGVSHVSVQKWIKKFGQEIEELKSENELSIVELDEMHTYIGNKKYCWIWIAVDRVGKKFINCSFGSRGTKTGQLLWEKLKKKEIGEVMTDHWRAYAEFIPETIHTQSKAETYTVEGYNGILRHFLARLRRKTKCYTKSLEMLKYSVLLLMKNRNKELSIFN encoded by the exons ATGAACTGCCCAAGATGCAAAAGTTCCAATCACACAAAAAACGGTATAGTTTGTGGACGTCAACGCTACAAATGCCACGATTGTGGATATAACTATTCAGTCGAGCTAAAATCAACTGCTAGTTCTCCTTTAGTTAAGAGACAGGCTTTGCAACTTTATCTTGAGGGATTAGGATTTCGTTCAATAGGACGATTTTTAGGGGTAAGTCATGTTTCTGTCCAAAAATGGATAAAGAAATTTGGTCAGGAGATAGAGGAGCTAAAAAGCGAAAATGAGCTATCTATTGTTGAACTGGATGAGATGCACACTTACATCGGTAAC AAAAAATATTGCTGGATCTGGATTGCTGTTGATAGAGTTGGGAAAAAATTCATCAACTGCTCTTTTGGTAGCAGAGGAACGAAAACTGGACAACTACTCTGGGAAAAATTAAAGAAGAAAGAGATTGGAGAAGTGATGACTGATCACTGGAGGGCATATGCAGAGTTTATTCCTGAAACCATTCATACTCAATCCAAAGCAGAAACGTATACAGTTGAAGGATATAACGGCATACTAAGGCACTTTCTGGCAAGGTTGAGACGAAAGACAAAGTGTTATACGAAGAGTCTTGAAATGCTAAAGTACTCTGTTCTTCTATTGATGAAAAACAGAAATAAAGAGTTATCTATATTTAATTAA